The following coding sequences lie in one Glycine soja cultivar W05 chromosome 16, ASM419377v2, whole genome shotgun sequence genomic window:
- the LOC114390572 gene encoding bZIP transcription factor 16-like: MGSSDMDKTPKEESKTPPATSQEQSSTTGMPTTNPDWSNFQTYSPIPPHGFLASSPQAHPYMWGVQHIMPPYGTPPHPYVAMYPHGGIYAHPSIPPGSYPFSPFAMASPNGIADASGNAPGSIEVGGKPPEMKEKLPIKRSKGSVSGGNLSMWITGKNNEPGKTPGESANGIHSKSGESASDGTSEGSDENSQNDSQLKSGEKQDSFEDEPSQNGSPVHAPQNGVHNRSQTVVNQTMPILPISSTSASGAVPGPTTNLNIGMDYWGTPTSSTIPALHGKVPSAAVAGGMIAAGSRDGVQPQVWLQDERELKRQRRKQSNRESARRSRLRKQAECDELAQRAEALKEENASLRSEVSRIRSEYEQLRSENAALKDRLGEIPGVTTPGKEDLRSGQNDQHVSNDTQQSGQTDVVHGVH, encoded by the exons ATGGGCAGTAGTGACATGGACAAAACCCCGAAAGAGGAGTCTAAGACACCTCCAGCTACGTCACAG GAGCAGTCATCAACAACTGGCATGCCAACAACTAATCCTGACTGGTCTAACTTTCAg ACGTATTCTCCTATACCTCCACATGGGTTCTTGGCATCAAGCCCCCAAGCCCACCCATATATGTGGGGCGTCCAG CATATTATGCCTCCCTATGGCACTCCACCTCATCCCTATGTTGCAATGTATCCCCATGGTGGCATATATGCTCATCCATCCATTCCTCCG gGATCTTATCCTTTCAGTCCTTTTGCCATGGCTTCTCCAAATGGTATTGCAGATGCTTCA GGAAATGCCCCAGGTAGCATCGAAGTTGGTGGTAAACCTCCTGAAATGAAGGAAAAATTACCTATCAAAAgatcaaaaggaagtgttagtggtGGTAATTTGAGCATGTGGATTACTGGGAAAAATAATGAACCTGGTAAAACACCAGGAGAATCTGCTAATGGGATTCATTCCAAAAG TGGTGAAAGTGCAAGTGACGGAACTAGTGAAGGAAGTGATGAGAACTCCCAGAAT GACTCTCAATTGAAATCCGGGGAGAAGCAGGACTCTTTTGAAG ATGAACCATCTCAAAATGGCAGTCCAGTACATGCTCCTCAAAATGGGGTACATAATAGATCTCAGACAGTTGTTAATCAAACTATGCCTATCTTACCTATATCTTCCACAAGTGCTAGTGGAGCAGTTCCTGGTCCCACAACTAATTTAAATATAGGAATGGATTATTGGGGCACACCAACTTCATCCACCATTCCTGCACTGCATGGAAAGGTTCCTTCTGCTGCAGTTGCTGGAGGGATGATTGCTGCTGGATCACGAGATGGCGTTCAGCCACAAGTTTGGCTGCAG GACGAAAGAGAGCTTAAAAGACAAAGACGGAAACAGTCTAATCGGGAGTCTGCACGCAGATCCAGGTTACGGAAGCAG GCCGAATGTGATGAACTAGCTCAGCGTGCTGAAGctttgaaagaagaaaatgcCAGTCTCCGATCAGAAGTGAGCCGGATCAGGAGTGAGTATGAGCAGCTACGTTCTGAGAATGCTGCCCTCAAG GATAGACTTGGGGAGATACCTGGTGTCACGACACCTGGGAAGGAGGATCTTAGGTCTGGCCAGAATGATCAGCATGTGAGTAATGACACTCAACAAAGTGGTCAGACAGATGTTGTGCATGGTGTTCATTAG